The Synergistes jonesii genomic sequence GAAAATCGCGGTAGCTTCCGACCACGCCGGTTACAAATTGAAAGAAGAAATAAAGAGACACCTCGCAGAAAAAAATTACGATGTGCTCGATTTTGGGAGCGCGTCGGCGGAGCTGAAGGTAGATTATCCGGACTGGGGCTTCAAGGCGGCCGGAGCGGTCGCGAGCCACAAGGCGGAGCGCGGCATACTAGTCTGCGGCACCGGCATAGGCATGAGCATAGTCGCGAACAAGGTGCGCGGCATCCGCGCGGCGCTCTGTCACGACCATTTCACGGCTGTAATGAGCCGCCGCCACAACGACGCGAACGTGCTTGTGCTCGGCGCGCGCGTGCTCGGCGCCGACGTGGCGCGCGACATGGTCGATGTGTGGCTCGACGAGCCCTTTGAAGGAGGGCGCCACTCCTTCCGTCTTGACAAGATATCAGCCTACGAGGAGGAGAACTGCAAGAAGCTCGAAGCCTCCTCCGGCGGCGGACGCACTGTCGTCATAGACCATCCCCTCGTGCGCCACAAGCTCGGCCTCTTGCGCAACAAAGAGACGTCGTCGAAGGACTTCCGCGACCTCGTTCAGGAGGTCGCCGGGCTGATGGTCTACGAAGTAACACGCCATTTGCCGCTCGAAGAGACGGAGATCGAGACTCCGATCGAAAAGACGCGCGTCTTCACTCTCTCCGGCAAGAAGCTCGCCGTCGTTCCGGTGCTGCGCGCCGGGCTCGGCATGGTCGAGGGCATACTGAAGCTTGTGCCTAACGCGAAGGTCGGGCACATAGGGCTTTACCGCGATCCAAAGACGCTGAAGCCGGTCGATTATTACTGTAAACTGCCCTGCGATATTTCTGAAAGGGAAATTTTCGTCGTCGACCCGATGCTGGCGACGGGCGGCTCCGCCGTGGCGGCAGTCGGCCATATCATAGAGAGGGGCGGAAAGAAGATATCTCTCGTCTCGCTCATCGCGGCTCCCGAAGGCATAGCGACCTTCCATGAGGCGCATCCCGACGTCGATATATTTGTCGCCGCAGTCGACAGCCATCTGAACGAACACTGCTACATCGTTCCGGGGCTTGGAGACGCCGGAGACAGATTGTTCGGCACAAAATAACTGACGCGAAGGGAAATTAATTTGCTTTCGATTTATCTCTTTACGCTTTTAAACTTCCTCTGGGGACTCGTCGGCACGCCCGTCGCGATCGCTCTTGCGCGGAAATTCAGGCTGCTCGACGTCCCCGGAGGAAGAAAGAAGCACGGCGGCATAATGCCGCGCGGCGCCGGGCTCGTGCTTTGGAGCGGTTACCTGATATGGGCGCTCTTCACCGGAAACCCAGGCGTCGAAGTGCCCTATATCGCGACGGGGGCTTCGCTGATCTTCATAGTCGGCTACATGGACGACATGCATCCGCTGCCCCCGCTGCTGCGCCTCGCCTTTCACCTTTTCGCGGCGCTGTGGGTCGCCTTTCCGCTCCCGATACCTTTCTGGCAGCGCGCACTCTTTACCCTGTGGATTGCCGGCTCGACGAACGCCTATAACCTCATAGACGGGATGGACGGGCTGTGCTTGACGATGACTCTGATAACGTCCGTCTGCGCGCTCACCTTCGGCGGGGCTTCGGCCTGGCTGCCCTTCTGCGGCCTCGTCTTCGGTGTGCTGCTGTGGAACTTTCCGCAGCCACGGACCTTTCTCGGCGACGGAGGCAGCACGCTCCTCGGCTATATATGTTCTTCGCAGCTTGCGTGGAGCATTTTCCCCAGCGCCTTCGGCAGAAATTTTATTTATCTCGCTCTTATACTGCTATTTTTAGGCGGGGTCCCCGTGATCGATACTCTCTTCGCGATGACGAGGCGAATGCTTCACGGAAAATCGCCTTTTGAGCCGGACAGGGGACACGCACATCACAAGCTCCAGGATATGGGGCTGCCGAAGTCTGCCACCTTGATAGTCATGGGGGCCGCGCACGCTTTGATAATCGCCTTCGGCATCCGTCTGCTCGGAGTGCCGCTTTTTGATATTTTCTGATTTGGAGGGAGCCGAAAATGGAGAGGAAAAAAGTTGTATGCGTGATAGGCACGAGGCCTGAAGCCATCAAAATGGCTCCGGTCGTCAAGGCTCTCGCCGCCGACGCGTCATTCGACGTGCGCGTGCTTGCTACGGGACAGCACGCGGCCATGCTCGACCAGGTGCTCGACTTCTTCGGCCTGTCGGCTGACAGAAACCTGCATATAATGAGGGAGCGTCAGTCGCTCGACTATATAACCTCGTCGGTGCTTACCGGCGTAGGAGAATATTTTGACGGCGCAGGGGCGGCCGCGGTGCTCGTACACGGCGACACGACTACGACCTTCGCTGCGGGGCTCGCGGCCTTTTACCGCGGTATCCCGATCGGACACGTCGAAGCGGGGCTGCGCAGCGGAAACATGCGTCTGCCGTTCCCGGAGGAGATGAACCGCGTGCTGGTCGACAAGATGATAACCTGGGGTTTCGCCCCGACAAAGCTCGCCGCGGAAAACCTCAGAAAGGAAGGTCTGCCCGAGGGCGCGATAAGCGTCACCGGCAACACCGTCATAGACGCACTCTTCTACACGATAACGAAACGCAGGAGCCCCGAGGCCGGCGAGCTTTCCGTACTTCCGGACGGAGCGCCCTTCC encodes the following:
- a CDS encoding glycosyltransferase family 4 protein translates to MLSIYLFTLLNFLWGLVGTPVAIALARKFRLLDVPGGRKKHGGIMPRGAGLVLWSGYLIWALFTGNPGVEVPYIATGASLIFIVGYMDDMHPLPPLLRLAFHLFAALWVAFPLPIPFWQRALFTLWIAGSTNAYNLIDGMDGLCLTMTLITSVCALTFGGASAWLPFCGLVFGVLLWNFPQPRTFLGDGGSTLLGYICSSQLAWSIFPSAFGRNFIYLALILLFLGGVPVIDTLFAMTRRMLHGKSPFEPDRGHAHHKLQDMGLPKSATLIVMGAAHALIIAFGIRLLGVPLFDIF
- the upp gene encoding uracil phosphoribosyltransferase; translation: MKIAVASDHAGYKLKEEIKRHLAEKNYDVLDFGSASAELKVDYPDWGFKAAGAVASHKAERGILVCGTGIGMSIVANKVRGIRAALCHDHFTAVMSRRHNDANVLVLGARVLGADVARDMVDVWLDEPFEGGRHSFRLDKISAYEEENCKKLEASSGGGRTVVIDHPLVRHKLGLLRNKETSSKDFRDLVQEVAGLMVYEVTRHLPLEETEIETPIEKTRVFTLSGKKLAVVPVLRAGLGMVEGILKLVPNAKVGHIGLYRDPKTLKPVDYYCKLPCDISEREIFVVDPMLATGGSAVAAVGHIIERGGKKISLVSLIAAPEGIATFHEAHPDVDIFVAAVDSHLNEHCYIVPGLGDAGDRLFGTK
- the wecB gene encoding non-hydrolyzing UDP-N-acetylglucosamine 2-epimerase; amino-acid sequence: MERKKVVCVIGTRPEAIKMAPVVKALAADASFDVRVLATGQHAAMLDQVLDFFGLSADRNLHIMRERQSLDYITSSVLTGVGEYFDGAGAAAVLVHGDTTTTFAAGLAAFYRGIPIGHVEAGLRSGNMRLPFPEEMNRVLVDKMITWGFAPTKLAAENLRKEGLPEGAISVTGNTVIDALFYTITKRRSPEAGELSVLPDGAPFLLVTAHRRESWGRPLEGICEALVEILDAHPDVWMVVPMHKNPAVRETIGKYLGGRDRAILCDPLDYPDFVWAMNTSKFILSDSGGVQEEASAIKKPVLILRDVTERPEVVEQGSGLLVGVRKEKILAAALRLLEEPGAIAAIEKRCEAQPFGDGTASVKIVNTLKESLLK